In a genomic window of Hippoglossus stenolepis isolate QCI-W04-F060 chromosome 15, HSTE1.2, whole genome shotgun sequence:
- the LOC118122445 gene encoding sodium- and chloride-dependent GABA transporter 2, which yields MTKNKKNRTGAYAAAVPNGCVQSHKELEGRGHWGSKAEFILTVMGAIIGPGNVWRFPYLCYRNGGGVFFIPYFLFMFTCGIPLFFLETALGQYTNQGGITCWKRICPLFQGMGFASHLIIAISATSYIIIIAWAFFYLFLSFSQDLPWASCGHHWNTDSCLDFNNPNLSLSMMAKENGTLPVVEFWQRRVLKLSNGIEEVGSLRWELVLCLILTWVICYFCVWKGIKSTGKAAYFTATFPFVMLLVLLVRGVTLPGAMHGISYYLYPDISRLSDPQVWMDAGTQILFSYAIGLGFLTSLGSYNTYNNDCYRDCLYLCLLNSVTSIVAGFAVFSVLGFMTYEQGVDIAEVADSGPGLAFIVFPRALAMMPMPQVWSVCFFVMIILLGLDSQFVGMECLMTSLVDLFPTHLRKGCRRELLLLAICTSCCLLGFLLVTEGGMYLLQLLDHHVCSGTTLILLSFFQSVSIGWVYGADRFYDNITDMIGYRPYPLMKYCWCFITPITCMGTFIFSIVKYSPLKFSNTYVYPLWANILGWFIATVSLSLIPLFVLVKVLQGKGTLRQRFVLLCQPVDDLPWNQKHPPALGTNSTAAYAEELKCLSDTEEVTK from the exons AtgacaaagaacaaaaagaataGAACTGGTGCGTACGCCGCGGCTGTGCCAAATGGATGCGTACAGAGCCACAAAGAGCTGGAGGGACGGGGGCACTGGGGATCCAAGGCTGAGTTCATCCTGACTGTGATGGGCGCGATCATCGGACCTGGGAACGTGTGGAGGTTTCCCTACCTGTGCTACAGAAACGGCGGAG GTGTGTTCTTCATCCCATACTTCTTGTTTATGTTTACATGCGGAATCCCACTCTTCTTCCTTGAGACTGCTTTAGGACAGTACACCAACCAGGGGGGGATCACGTGCTGGAAAAGGATTTGTCCACTTTTTCAGG GCATGGGCTTTGCAAGTCACTTAATCATCGCAATCAGCGCAACCTcctacatcatcatcattgcgTGGGCGTTCTTTTACCTGTTCTTATCATTCAGCCAGGATTTGCCCTGGGCCTCGTGTGGACACCACTGGAACACAG ACTCGTGCTTGGACTTCAACAATCCAAACCTGAGCCTCAGCATGATGGCCAAAGAGAACGGCACTCTTCCTGTTGTGGAGTTCTGGCA gCGGCGAGTTTTGAAACTCTCCAATGGAATCGAGGAGGTGGGCAGCTTGAGGTGGGAACTGGTCTTGTGTCTCATCCTGACATGGGTCATCTGCTACTTCTGCGTTTGGAAGGGCATCAAGTCCACTGGAAAG GCAGCCTACTTCACTGCCACCTTCCCCTTCGTCATGCTGTTAGTTTTGCTGGTACGCGGGGTTACGCTACCTGGGGCAATGCATGGAATCAGTTACTACCTCTACCCTGACATCTCACGCCTTTCAGATCCCCAG GTGTGGATGGACGCTGGCACTCAGATCCTCTTTTCTTATGCCATCGGCCTTGGGTTCCTGACCTCTCTTGGGAGTTACAACACTTACAACAATGACTGTTACAG gGACTGTCTGTACTTGTGTCTGCTGAACAGTGTCACCAGCATCGTGGCAGGCTTTGCCGTCTTCTCTGTTTTGGGTTTTATGACATATGAACAAGGAGTGGATATTGCAGAGGTGGCAGACTCTG gcccAGGGCTGGCTTTCATTGTCTTCCCACGTGCACTCGCCATGATGCCCATGCCTCAGGTGTGGTCAGTGTGTTTCTTCGTCATGATTATTCTGCTCGGACTGGACAGTCAG TTTGTTGGGATGGAGTGTTTGATGACATCACTAGTTGATCTGTTCCCAACTCACCTGCGCAAGGGCTGTAGGCGTGAGCTGCTTCTGCTGGCCATCTGCACCTCCTGCTGTCTGCTGGGATTCTTACTGGTAACAGAG GGAGGGATGTACCTGCTCCAGCTGTTGGATCATCATGTCTGCAGCGGCACCAcgctcatcctcctctctttttttcagtcTGTCAGCATTGGCTGGGTCTATG GTGCTGATCGTTTCTATGACAACATCACAGACATGATTGGTTATCGTCCATACCCGTTAATGAAATACTGCTGGTGCTTCATTACTCCCATCACCTGTATG GGCACCTTCATCTTCTCCATTGTCAAATACTCCCCGCTGAAGTTCAGTAACACGTATGTTTATCCACTCTGGGCCAACATCTTGGGCTGGTTCATTGCCaccgtctccctctccctcatcccactgtttgtgttggtgaaAGTGTTGCAGGGAAAAGGCACTCTACGACAG AGGTTCGTCTTGCTCTGCCAGCCTGTGGACGACCTCCCCTGGAATCAAAAACATCCTCCTGCACTGGGAACCAACAGCACCGCGGCCTACGCAGAAGAGCTCAAATGTTTATCCGACACCGAGGAAGTCACTAAATGA